AGTGATGAGCAATTGGAATACCATGCAAGACAAATTGCAAGTGCAGTTGAAAATAATGGGAGCTTCAATTGCAATGCAATGAAGTTAATTGTTACTTGTAAAGGGTGGCAGCAAAGAGAGCTTTTTTTAAAACAAATAAGGAAAGAATTATCTCTATTAAAAAATAGAAAAGCATATTATCCAGGTGCGCAAAATCGATATAATGAATTTTTAAAAAGATACCCACAAGCAGAAGTATTAGGAGAAAAAAAAGTTGGTTGTATACCATGGACATTCATTGCAGATATAAAAAAGTCTGAGAACGAATATGCATTCAATGAAGAGGCATTTTGTGGAATTATTTCTGAAACAGCAATTGTTGCAGATGATATCCCTTCTTTTATTCGAGCGGCAACAGATTTTTGTAATAATGAAGTCTGGGGTACTCTCAGTTGCTCGGTGATTGTAGATCCATTTACAAGGAAAGAATATTTTCAAGAAATAGAAGATTGCATAGAGGAACTCCGTTACGGTGCAATCGGTATTAATTGTTGGTCAGCTCTTTCTTATGCATTTGCCTCAACGACTTGGGGAGCTTACCCAGGGCATACCTTGGATGATATACAATCTGGTATTGGTGCAGTGCATAATGGTTACCTTATTGATTTTCCTGAAAAGTCAGTAATCGATGCTCCTTTTATTATAAAACCAACGCCTGTTTGGTTTTATAATAATAAAAATATTCGTGAGATTGCAAAAAAACTGATTCAATTTGAATATTCACAAAATCCATTTGATTTCTTAAAATTAATTTTTGCAGCCACGAAGGGCTAGCTGCTTAAATTTAATAATCTTAATAAATCATCAAAAATACTTGCTAATTAAATAAATCAGAATTAGTATAATGTTCCCTCAGGATAGGATGTTTTGAGGGATTTATTTCTTATGGGGGTGAACTGGTCTCGACGGAGAGAGTTGAGCAAAAGGAGCATGCAGGGGTTGGTTACAGCACCTCTTCAAAACGTTGTGTCAGCCAGAAGTGGCAACCAAAAACTTAACGCTCTCGCTGCCTAATTAAGCACAGAGCCGGTGACTTGGGTGTGGCAGCACGTGCATTCAAAATCGCCGTTAATTTACGTGCGGGCAATCGTCAGCTTCTGTTCGGAGTTGAGTTTACCTAGCAATCGAACTGGCTTGTTTGGTAGGGTGTCTTTCCCCGGCTAGCAAGTGAGATCTAATGACAGAAGAAGCATGTGGCGCCAATTGTGATTCCTTTTCGGACCCGGGTTCGATCCCCGGCACCTCCACCATATATATGTTAGAAAATTAAAAAGTGAAAACTTATCTGGCTGTGTACCCACCATTGGCTAGGATCGTTTGTCCTGTTATCCACCATCCATCTGTCACTAAAAATTTAATTAAGGGAACGATGTCCTCAATATCTGTCAGACCAGTCTTGCTAAATTTCGCAAGCGCAGGTGCGCTTTTATGATACTCAACAGCATCTTTTGTTTCTTGTCCATAAAAAAATGGAGTGTCCATTGGTCCTGGACCCACAGCAGTCACTGAAATTCCTCTTTGTCCAAATTCAAATGAAGCTGCTCGGGTAAAATGTTCAACTGGAGCTTTTGTCCCAGCATAACTTGAATAATAAGGCGTGTAAGCAGAGAGAAGAGATGTTACAATTGTACAGATTTTTCCATTGTCACTTAAATGTTTTCCTGCTTCTTTTAAGAAAAAATAAGCGGCTTTTCCGTTTATATCGGCCATGGATTCGTATTCTTCTTCTGTGACTTCAACGATAGGTTTTTTTAAAACTTTACCCACAGTATTTATTGCTATATCTATCCGTCCAAATTTATTTTTGCCCTCTGCAAAAACTTTTGTGACTTCATTTGCCTTTGTAAAATCTCCTTGAATTTCAAATGCCTCTCCACCATTCTTTTTAATTTCTGCGACAGTTGCTTCAGCATCTTTTTTGGAGATATGGCTATTGTAGTGAACAATTATTTTTGCCCCGTCTTTTGCAAAAGTTCTGCTTATTAATCCACCTAGATTTTTTGCGCCTCCACCTATTAAAACAACTTTTCCTATTAGATCATGTTTTGAAGTCATATTGTCTCCTTTATCAGTCTTTAAGTTCAAAAAAATATATTTTGATTTAAAGCAAAGATAAATAATGGTATTTTGCACAGACTGTTATTTCATTTTATAACAATGGTGGTTCAGTAAAATGGATAATTTTATTAAAAATATAAATATTTTTATTGAAGTTGCAAAGTATAACAGTTTTACAAAAGCTGCTATGAATTTAAATATGCCAAAATCTTATGTTTCACTCGGGATCAAAAAATTAGAAGAACAGGTAGGTGCGAGATTATTTTTTCGCACGACAAGGCAAATACATTTAACCTATGAAGGTAAAGAATACTATGATCGTTGTTTAAGCTTATTATTTCAACTCAATGAAGTAGAAAATTTATTTAAAAAAGATAAGAACAAAATTAAAGGACACTTAAAAATTTCTATACCTAGTAGAATTGCAAGAGTTATTCTTATACCCAATTTACCTAAGTTTTTTTCGAATTTTCCTGAAATTAAACTATCATTATGCTCAACTGATTGTTATGTTAATCTCATACAGGATGGGTATGACTGTGTGGTGAGAGTGGGAGATCTCAAGGATTCTTCGTATATTAGTAAATCAATTGGTGAGCTTAAGATAATTAATTGCGCAAGTGTGGGTTATATCAATCAATTTGGCAAAGCTGAGAGTATTGCTGATTTATCTAAGCACTATATTATCAATTATGCCTCTTCAGATTCTCAGTCACCATCTTTTGAGTATTTTTTTAATGAAAAAACTTATCAAGTTAAGATGAAATCTTTATTAACCGTTAATAATGCAGAGTCTTATATCTCTGCAGCCGTTTCTGATCTAGGGATTATACAAATACCTGAATACGATGTACGTAACTTAATAGAAAAAAATATTCTCTATAAAATTCTAGAGAATTATCAAGCACAATCTATGCCAATAGCATTTCTTTATCCGCATAGAAAACATATTATAAAACCTTTAAATGTCTTTATGGAATGGTTTAAAGAATTGATTCATTCATTTTGCATTAATTGACAAAATATAAAATAAATATTATATAAAAATTATAATTTTTAAATCATTTTTTAGAGGAGTTTATTAAATGAGTGAAATAGCAATTGGTCTAAAAACGGACCTCATGTTTTTTGATTTTAGCAAAAATAAAATTGAAAAAGACGATTACTTTGTTCTTAAAACTCCACATAATCCCGAATTTTTTTGGGGGAATTATTTGCTCTTTAAGAAACCACTCAACAAAGGTGATTTTGAAAAGTGGACAGATTCTTTTCAAAAAGAATTTGCGCATGTAAAAGATATTTATCATATGACTTTTAGCTGGGAAGAAAAAGGGAATGAAGTAGAAATTGAAAAATTTAAAGATGCTGACTTTGACTATAACGAAAAGATCGTTTTAATGGCAAATAAAGAAGATATTCATTGCAAGTATCTGAATCCAGAGATTGTGTGTAAACGAATTGTCACTGATGAAGATTGGGAGAATATCATAGAATTTCAAGAAAAAAACGAATGAAACCATATCCGAAAAAAAGTTTAAAACATATAACATAAAAAAAATGAAAGACTTTCGGAATTTTTCTGAAAAAGGCCTAGGTTACTGGTATGCAGCTTATTTGAATAACAAAATCGTTTCGGATTTGGGTTTGTATTGGAACTCCGAAATTGCACGCTATCGTGATATTAAAACTCAAAAAGAATATAGAAAAAAAGGAATATCACAAACTTTAATTGCTTTTGCAGCCCATGACTCAAAGCAGAAGAGATTTGTAATTCAAACTGAAGAAAGTGGAATGGCTATACAAATGTATAAATCCATTGGTTTTGCCTATAAAGAAAAAATATTTGGCCTATGTCGTTATGAGAAATCAGTCTGGGATAATTAAAATTATTCCAACAATTCTATTTTATACCCATCAGGATCCGTTAAAAAAGCCATTTTTTGTTTGCCATTTGGTGTTTTTCCTGGTCCCCAACTCAATTGTAAATTAAAATCATTCAATCGATTTTTTATTACATCGATAGATTCGACTTGATAAGCTAAATGGCCATAACCCGTGCCAATTTCATATCTATTCACTCCCCAATTGTATGTGAGTTCGAGTTCAGCAGTGTTATTCTGATCACCTCTCGCTTTTAAAAATGCCAGAGTGAATTGGCCTTCTGGAAAATCACAACGGCGAATGAGTTCGAAATTTAGTATTTCACAATAAAATTGAATTGATTTTTCAAGATCGCCAACTCGTAGCATTGTGTGAAGATATTTCATTATAAATTCCTTAACCGAATATTATTCGTGAAAAATTATTTCAAGAAATTAATTATTAAAATAATTACAAATTAAAAATAAAATGTCTTGAAAGTTAATTCTAATTCTGTAGTATATCCCTGTCAATCGGTACCTAAACTGTTTTCCTATTTAAAGAAAGGGATATTATGTTAAATTCTGATCTTGAAAAATTAGGTTTTAAAAATCCGTTTCGCTTAAAATATGACAATTTTATTGGCGGAAAATGGGTTCCTCCTGTAAATGGAAAATACTTTGAAAATATTTCTCCAATTTATGGAAAAGTATTTTCGCATATTGCAAGATCTTCCGAAGAAGATATTGAATTAGCCCTCAATGCAGCACATGCTGCAAAAGAAAAATGGGGAAAATACTCTCCACAAGATAGAGCAAATGCGCTTTTAAAAATTGCTGATAAAATGGAAGAGAATTTAAATCTATTGGCTCTTGCTGAAACAATTGATAATGGAAAACCTCTTAGAGAAAGCAGAGCTGCAGATATTCCATTGGCAATCGATCATTTCAGATATTTTGCAGGCTGTGTTCGCGCTCAAGAAGGAAGTTTAAGTGAACTTGATAACGAAACAGTCGCTTATCATTTTCATGAACCGCTTGGTGTTGTGGCACAAATTATTCCATGGAATTTTCCAATTTTAATGGCTGTATGGAAAATGGCTCCTGCCCTTGCAGCGGGGAACTGTGTCGTTTTAAAACCGGCTGAGCAGACTCCAGCTTCGGTTTTGGTTTTAATGGAATTGATTCAAGATATTCTTCCTCCAGGTGTGCTCAATATCGTCAATGGTTTTGGCTTAGAAGCTGGTAAACCTTTGGCATCCAGCTCAAGAGTGGCAAAAGTTGCATTTACTGGAGAAACATCCACTGGGCGTTTGATTATGCAATATGCTTCGCAAAATTTAATTCCAGTTACTTTAGAGCTCGGTGGTAAATCACCAAATATTTTCTTTAAAGACGTTCTGGCAAAAGATGACTCTTACTTAAATAAAGCAGTTGAAGGCTTTGCCATGTTTGCCCTCAATCAAGGAGAAGTGTGTACGTGTCCTTCGAGAGCATTGGTGCATGAATCCATTTATGAAGAATTTATGGAACGCGCTCTAAAAAGAATAAAAGCAATTAAGCAAGGAAATCCTTTGCATGAAGGAACCATGCTTGGCGCACAAGCTTCTAAAGAACAGATGGAAAAAATTCTATCATATATTGAAATTGGTCAACAAGAAGGTGCGAAATTGCTCACCGGTGGACGAAGAAATATTATAGATGGAGATCTCTCTGAAGGTTATTATGTTGAGCCAACGGTATTTAAGGGAACAAACAATATGCGGGTTTTCCAAGAAGAAATTTTTGGCCCAGTTGTCTCTGTTGCAACCTTTAAAGATGATGAGGAAGCACTCCATTTAGCAAATGACACGCTTTATGGTTTAGGTGCTGGAATTTGGACGCGGGATATTGGTTTGGCTTATCGATTAGGTAGAGAAATAAAGGCAGGCCGCGTTTGGACAAATTGTTATCATTTGTATCCAGCGCATGCCGCTTTTGGCGGATACAAACAATCGGGTATAGGACGTGAAAATCATAAAATGATGTTGAATCATTATCAGCATACAAAGAATTTATTAGTCAGCTACAGTGACAAAGCGCTTGGTCTGTTTTGATTGCATACTATAATCCAATATTTTCTGCATCTAAAAAAACTATAAAGTTTTAAAGGTAAAATAATTTTTATGTTAACTAAGAATTTAGTTGTGTTATTTGTGTATTTTTTATTTATTTTTTCTAAAATCAATGTATATGCTGAGCAAGCATATACTTATTGTGTTACTGAGGATGGTAATTGGGATTGGCTATATGACAAATATCAATTAGAGTTCGACCAGTACACATCTTTAAGGGATCCAAAATACGATGAAATTAGAAGAAATATTGTAAATGGAGATTGGATATATTCGAGTGTAAATGGTTATTCTATTTATATATTATTAATTGAAGAAGAAAAAGCCAAAGAATTAGAAGAGAGATGTAAAAATCAAAAAAGCAAATATAATAAAAAATATATATATGCTCAACCAATCTTTTATTATATCGGAATTTTTCCTTCAGGTTACGCTTATTTTGGAACGAAAAATAATAATAATAATAATATAATATCTAGAAAAGGTTATTTGTATGAAAGTATTGATTATGTACGCATGTAATACGAGTAGACAATATTCCGAAAGACTACCATTAAATTGAACAATAAACCGGATTACCTTTTATTACCTCTCCCTTGACATATGTTCAATACATTCCTTAAAGAAAGAGGCAAAATCCTTTTATGTGCCCTTTTTAGAACAAGGAATAATAGAAGTTAATATATATTCATATCAAATGCGAATCTAAAAAACTCATCTTCAGTTCTAATAGACTTGACAATTTATTCCAAAATTCATACGATTATTTCATATATATCATTTAAATTTAATAGGAGATTTATTTTTATGTTTTTTGAAAAAATTAATTTTGTATTTTTATGCATTCTTTCTATGACTTTTATTTCGAGTAATTTATATGCAGACGAGACATATATTATTTGCTCAAATCCAAAAGGTGAATGGAATTGGCTTGAAAATGGAGATATAAAAGTCAATGGAACTTGGAAAAGAAAATATCAATCATCTTCAATATATTTTAACTATTTTATTTTAGAATCAGGTGTCGAAACTTATGTAGTTTTGAAAAAAAAATGTATAGATGAATTTAATGGAGAATTTATTTATCCACAACCTGTGATAAGTTTTTCAAATAAATGGGCTCCATTTGCTAAAAATGAAGATATTATACTTCCAGGTCTACTAACTTATGTTGATGATAATTTTAGATTGCGGGTAAATCTTAAAAATAATCGATAAATATTGAATTTCAGGGAATTAGATGTTCTTTATCCAATATATTTAGACTTATGTATAAGAATTTTTTTC
The sequence above is drawn from the Fluviispira vulneris genome and encodes:
- a CDS encoding SDR family oxidoreductase, whose product is MTSKHDLIGKVVLIGGGAKNLGGLISRTFAKDGAKIIVHYNSHISKKDAEATVAEIKKNGGEAFEIQGDFTKANEVTKVFAEGKNKFGRIDIAINTVGKVLKKPIVEVTEEEYESMADINGKAAYFFLKEAGKHLSDNGKICTIVTSLLSAYTPYYSSYAGTKAPVEHFTRAASFEFGQRGISVTAVGPGPMDTPFFYGQETKDAVEYHKSAPALAKFSKTGLTDIEDIVPLIKFLVTDGWWITGQTILANGGYTAR
- a CDS encoding LysR family transcriptional regulator, whose amino-acid sequence is MDNFIKNINIFIEVAKYNSFTKAAMNLNMPKSYVSLGIKKLEEQVGARLFFRTTRQIHLTYEGKEYYDRCLSLLFQLNEVENLFKKDKNKIKGHLKISIPSRIARVILIPNLPKFFSNFPEIKLSLCSTDCYVNLIQDGYDCVVRVGDLKDSSYISKSIGELKIINCASVGYINQFGKAESIADLSKHYIINYASSDSQSPSFEYFFNEKTYQVKMKSLLTVNNAESYISAAVSDLGIIQIPEYDVRNLIEKNILYKILENYQAQSMPIAFLYPHRKHIIKPLNVFMEWFKELIHSFCIN
- a CDS encoding GNAT family N-acetyltransferase, which translates into the protein MSEKKFKTYNIKKMKDFRNFSEKGLGYWYAAYLNNKIVSDLGLYWNSEIARYRDIKTQKEYRKKGISQTLIAFAAHDSKQKRFVIQTEESGMAIQMYKSIGFAYKEKIFGLCRYEKSVWDN
- a CDS encoding VOC family protein translates to MKYLHTMLRVGDLEKSIQFYCEILNFELIRRCDFPEGQFTLAFLKARGDQNNTAELELTYNWGVNRYEIGTGYGHLAYQVESIDVIKNRLNDFNLQLSWGPGKTPNGKQKMAFLTDPDGYKIELLE
- the exaC gene encoding acetaldehyde dehydrogenase ExaC, which produces MLNSDLEKLGFKNPFRLKYDNFIGGKWVPPVNGKYFENISPIYGKVFSHIARSSEEDIELALNAAHAAKEKWGKYSPQDRANALLKIADKMEENLNLLALAETIDNGKPLRESRAADIPLAIDHFRYFAGCVRAQEGSLSELDNETVAYHFHEPLGVVAQIIPWNFPILMAVWKMAPALAAGNCVVLKPAEQTPASVLVLMELIQDILPPGVLNIVNGFGLEAGKPLASSSRVAKVAFTGETSTGRLIMQYASQNLIPVTLELGGKSPNIFFKDVLAKDDSYLNKAVEGFAMFALNQGEVCTCPSRALVHESIYEEFMERALKRIKAIKQGNPLHEGTMLGAQASKEQMEKILSYIEIGQQEGAKLLTGGRRNIIDGDLSEGYYVEPTVFKGTNNMRVFQEEIFGPVVSVATFKDDEEALHLANDTLYGLGAGIWTRDIGLAYRLGREIKAGRVWTNCYHLYPAHAAFGGYKQSGIGRENHKMMLNHYQHTKNLLVSYSDKALGLF